A portion of the Pyxidicoccus trucidator genome contains these proteins:
- a CDS encoding alpha/beta hydrolase — MSPEITRAMALLPTLDYGDPRAVRSKMNRWIKLSASAGLWRPEEPGVAVRDRVASAGVPVRTYVPRERREPSPAIVYFHGGAFAIGDLDFEHPRCLEMAKSTGAVVISVDYRLAPENPFPAGLDDCYAAFTWTTEVAAELGIDVARVAVAGASAGGALAAAVTLLARDRGGPRPAFQLLLYPVTDDRMVTPSMSTFIDTPGWNRRNSEHMWSHYLGSQRGRDVPSPYAAPMRATDLRGLPPAYVMTAEIDALRDEGIQYAQRLVEAGIPTELHHYPGTFHGFDTLANAAVSHRSRAEHYAVLRGALGLP, encoded by the coding sequence GTGAGCCCTGAGATCACACGGGCCATGGCGCTGCTGCCGACGCTCGACTATGGCGATCCCCGAGCGGTTCGCAGCAAGATGAACCGCTGGATCAAGCTCTCGGCCTCCGCGGGCCTCTGGAGGCCGGAGGAGCCCGGGGTCGCGGTGAGAGACCGCGTGGCGAGTGCCGGTGTCCCGGTCCGTACCTATGTCCCGCGGGAGCGGCGCGAGCCTTCGCCCGCAATCGTCTACTTCCACGGGGGCGCGTTCGCCATCGGGGACCTCGACTTCGAGCACCCGCGCTGTCTGGAGATGGCGAAGTCGACGGGCGCTGTCGTCATCTCCGTGGACTACCGCCTGGCCCCCGAGAATCCGTTTCCCGCCGGCCTGGACGACTGTTACGCGGCATTCACGTGGACGACCGAGGTCGCCGCTGAGCTGGGAATCGATGTGGCGCGTGTGGCCGTCGCCGGGGCGAGCGCAGGGGGTGCCCTCGCCGCGGCCGTCACCCTGCTGGCGAGAGATCGGGGAGGGCCGAGGCCTGCATTCCAGCTGCTGCTCTACCCGGTGACCGACGACCGCATGGTGACTCCATCGATGTCGACGTTCATCGACACGCCTGGCTGGAACCGCAGGAATTCGGAGCACATGTGGTCTCACTACCTGGGCAGCCAGCGGGGGCGCGACGTGCCGTCGCCGTATGCGGCGCCGATGCGGGCGACCGACCTCCGAGGCCTGCCGCCAGCGTACGTCATGACGGCGGAGATCGATGCACTCCGGGACGAAGGCATCCAGTACGCGCAGCGGCTGGTCGAGGCCGGTATTCCCACCGAGCTCCACCACTACCCCGGCACGTTCCACGGCTTCGACACCCTGGCCAATGCCGCGGTATCGCACCGCTCGCGCGCTGAGCACTACGCAGTCCTGCGCGGGGCGCTCGGGCTGCCGTAG
- a CDS encoding phosphopantetheine-binding protein, with protein MTDMTSNHGAASEPLTEGEFIARAQRFLTGLGVDPTALDPDTNLVDTRVLDSLLLLAFLAFVEEQRGYEAEPKPEDLVAIRTLRTAYSLVHSRGPHDSLERTDREP; from the coding sequence ATGACCGACATGACCTCCAACCACGGCGCCGCTTCCGAGCCCCTCACCGAAGGTGAGTTCATCGCGCGCGCGCAACGTTTCCTGACGGGGCTGGGTGTGGACCCGACGGCGCTGGACCCGGACACCAACCTCGTCGACACCAGGGTCCTCGACTCCCTTCTCCTCCTCGCGTTCCTCGCCTTCGTCGAGGAGCAGCGGGGCTACGAGGCCGAGCCGAAGCCCGAGGACCTGGTCGCCATTCGCACGCTCCGCACGGCCTACTCGCTCGTGCACTCGCGGGGGCCGCACGACAGCCTGGAGCGGACTGACCGTGAGCCCTGA
- a CDS encoding SidA/IucD/PvdA family monooxygenase has protein sequence MTRFSWQSYLVHIGEYRRWIDTGASFPTHREFSKYMAWALSRAVNGVELRLATVTDVRLDIRGWLLRCETAAGARDTLLAERGLVLTGPGLPRSLPYTKDVAHRVITPTMTQAELAAIYLAPGSRVCIVGCGESAVSLALSLIHKYGEDLELTFVAPSLPYSRAESFLENSIYSDPQLVAWGQLAESQRHEFMRRTDRGVMSPGALTQLARHRKLSFIVGRVRELQLSRNGLANVVVEQPDEVVRQEFDAVAICTGACPLSALVRLLGDCRHLVEARVGCSLTDEASVMRQLDSTLALRGLVPRLQLPALAGLAHGPGLANLSCLGNLSDHILAAYLPCPLAQDGRTATGRSLPQPPRQGAQAIR, from the coding sequence ATGACGCGGTTCTCCTGGCAGAGCTATCTGGTGCACATCGGCGAGTATCGGCGGTGGATCGACACGGGCGCCTCCTTCCCCACGCACCGTGAGTTCTCGAAGTATATGGCCTGGGCCCTCTCACGGGCGGTCAACGGGGTGGAGCTGCGGCTGGCCACCGTCACGGACGTCCGGCTGGACATCCGCGGGTGGCTGCTGCGGTGCGAGACGGCGGCGGGAGCGCGGGACACCCTGCTCGCCGAGCGGGGCCTCGTCTTGACGGGACCGGGCCTGCCGAGGTCGCTGCCCTACACGAAGGACGTCGCCCACCGCGTCATCACCCCGACCATGACGCAGGCCGAGCTTGCTGCCATCTACCTGGCGCCTGGCAGCAGGGTGTGCATCGTCGGGTGCGGCGAGAGCGCGGTGTCCCTCGCGCTGTCGCTGATCCACAAGTACGGAGAGGACCTGGAGCTGACGTTCGTGGCTCCGTCTCTTCCGTACTCGCGGGCGGAGTCGTTCCTGGAGAACTCGATCTATTCCGACCCGCAGCTCGTCGCCTGGGGACAACTCGCCGAGTCCCAGCGACACGAGTTCATGCGCCGGACCGACCGCGGCGTCATGTCGCCGGGAGCGCTGACCCAGCTGGCGCGGCACCGGAAGCTCTCCTTCATCGTCGGCCGGGTGCGCGAGCTCCAGCTCAGCCGTAACGGCCTGGCGAATGTCGTCGTGGAGCAACCGGACGAGGTGGTGCGCCAGGAGTTCGATGCCGTGGCGATATGCACGGGAGCGTGCCCGCTCAGCGCGCTCGTGCGGCTGCTCGGCGACTGCCGCCACCTCGTGGAGGCCCGCGTGGGGTGCTCGCTGACGGATGAGGCATCCGTCATGCGCCAGCTGGACTCCACGCTCGCGCTGCGCGGCCTGGTTCCGCGCCTCCAGTTGCCGGCGCTCGCTGGACTGGCCCATGGGCCTGGGCTGGCCAACCTCAGCTGCCTGGGGAACCTCAGCGATCACATCCTGGCGGCCTACCTGCCCTGTCCGCTGGCCCAAGATGGCCGGACCGCGACGGGACGTTCCCTCCCCCAACCTCCTCGACAAGGAGCGCAGGCCATCCGATGA
- a CDS encoding class I adenylate-forming enzyme family protein: MTNLFDIYAKLAEQQPERPALIFQREPHVGASWTWSQLVERSEQLSRRLSAAGLSEGRLWAVVLADHPDMLPLLLAVWRLKAAALLVDSAWGERLRDSVLGHSEPEAIVSLQPELSVSRLNGARTHEPRQGMPEDAALLSYTSGSTGDPKAIVMTHTRLSTTMYAAAAAVVRHRGEAPARVACSMRLSGSGVLNLHYTWAVCADAAVVVLPELELKTARDYWRRVEENEIDQTFLVPHLIELLNHAAAPRPGTRAPPICITGSSPLSQRTQDRFQRRFNVGLLNAFGLTETMCAAFFGEYDELGMGRNSIGQPALLKARLRDASGRVVEGPGEGELELSGPTLFDGYFRNPGATAAAFVGSWFRTGDTMRRDERGRYWVMGRLKDVVMKGGFSVYLIEIEEAALDVPGVQEAAAVPIQLPDGSEDLGLLVRLLPGTASDPAALSSGLRTRLGAVRTPRRIIEITHPLPRTGQEKLDRRRVLEMWRAFADQAPSDPARVA, from the coding sequence ATGACGAACCTCTTCGACATCTACGCGAAGCTGGCGGAGCAGCAGCCCGAGCGGCCAGCGTTGATCTTCCAGCGAGAGCCTCACGTCGGTGCATCCTGGACGTGGTCCCAGCTCGTGGAGCGCAGCGAGCAGCTGAGCAGACGGCTCTCGGCGGCGGGCTTGTCTGAAGGAAGGCTCTGGGCCGTGGTGCTGGCGGACCACCCGGACATGCTCCCCCTCCTGCTGGCGGTATGGCGCCTCAAGGCCGCCGCCCTCCTGGTGGACAGCGCATGGGGTGAGCGCCTGCGTGACTCCGTCCTCGGGCACAGTGAGCCGGAGGCGATTGTCTCGCTGCAGCCGGAGCTGTCCGTTTCGCGGCTGAACGGGGCCAGGACGCACGAGCCACGCCAGGGCATGCCCGAAGACGCGGCGTTGCTGTCCTACACCTCGGGCAGCACGGGCGATCCCAAGGCAATCGTCATGACCCATACCCGGCTGTCGACCACGATGTACGCGGCGGCGGCGGCCGTGGTCCGGCACCGCGGCGAGGCGCCCGCCCGCGTCGCGTGCAGCATGCGTCTGTCTGGCTCCGGGGTCCTCAACCTCCACTACACCTGGGCCGTCTGCGCCGACGCGGCGGTGGTCGTCCTCCCGGAGCTGGAGCTCAAGACGGCGCGTGACTACTGGCGCAGGGTCGAAGAGAACGAGATCGACCAGACGTTCCTGGTGCCACACCTCATCGAGCTGCTCAACCATGCCGCGGCACCGAGGCCGGGCACGCGGGCGCCGCCGATCTGCATCACCGGGAGCTCGCCGCTCTCGCAGCGTACCCAGGACCGGTTCCAGCGGCGCTTCAACGTCGGGCTGCTCAACGCCTTCGGGCTCACCGAGACGATGTGCGCCGCCTTCTTCGGCGAGTACGACGAGCTCGGGATGGGTCGGAACTCCATCGGGCAGCCCGCCTTGCTGAAGGCCCGGCTGCGCGACGCCTCGGGAAGGGTCGTCGAGGGTCCCGGCGAAGGCGAGCTCGAGCTGTCCGGCCCCACCCTCTTCGACGGCTACTTCCGCAATCCTGGCGCCACTGCGGCGGCGTTCGTGGGCTCGTGGTTCCGAACCGGCGACACCATGAGGCGGGATGAGCGGGGCAGGTATTGGGTCATGGGGCGGCTGAAGGACGTCGTGATGAAGGGCGGCTTCTCCGTCTACCTCATCGAGATCGAGGAAGCGGCGCTTGACGTGCCTGGAGTCCAGGAGGCCGCGGCCGTGCCCATCCAACTTCCCGATGGTAGCGAAGACCTTGGCCTGCTCGTGCGGCTGCTGCCCGGGACCGCGAGCGACCCGGCCGCGCTGAGCAGCGGCCTGCGGACCCGGCTCGGAGCGGTGCGGACTCCGCGCCGCATCATCGAAATCACCCATCCACTGCCTCGCACCGGGCAGGAGAAGCTGGACCGCCGGCGCGTGCTCGAGATGTGGCGGGCCTTCGCGGACCAGGCCCCCAGCGACCCAGCGAGGGTCGCATGA
- a CDS encoding GNAT family N-acetyltransferase, whose product MSVSTDVRLARDEAEVRKCFKAFKELRPHLKSEEDFVERWRAQTGEGYRLVYIQDGDAVPAAAGYRFLRTMAWGHILYIDDLVAVASRHRTGLGSAILRHLQEEARRLGCDAVHLDTGYQRHLAHRAYLRNGFRLDCHHLAWDVTR is encoded by the coding sequence ATGAGCGTATCGACCGATGTGCGCCTTGCGCGCGATGAGGCGGAGGTCCGCAAGTGCTTCAAGGCGTTCAAGGAGCTGAGGCCGCACCTCAAGTCGGAAGAGGACTTCGTCGAGCGCTGGCGCGCCCAGACCGGTGAAGGCTACCGGCTCGTGTACATCCAGGACGGAGACGCCGTTCCGGCGGCGGCTGGCTATCGCTTCCTGCGCACGATGGCCTGGGGCCACATCCTCTACATCGACGATCTCGTGGCCGTGGCCTCGCGCCACCGTACGGGGCTTGGCTCCGCCATCCTGCGGCACCTCCAGGAGGAGGCGCGGCGGCTGGGGTGCGACGCCGTCCACCTCGACACCGGCTATCAGCGGCACCTCGCCCACCGGGCCTACCTGCGCAATGGCTTCCGGCTCGACTGCCACCACCTGGCCTGGGACGTCACCCGGTGA